cgctGCACCCAGACACGGATTGTAGTTACACTGACCTTTCTGCTAGGGCGTAAGTGCCATCAGCTCCCAGTGAGAAGACCTGTATTTTAGCACCATCCTGCTCAGAACCAGCCATGTGTTTGACCTTGGAGATTGTCACCTCCAAGTCAGGGGCTTCATGTCAGAGGCCAGTTCCAGTGTTAGCTGCAGGGCTTTGTTCTGCATAGCTCTCCCCGTCTCATGTGAAATTCTTCTGCCTCTTTCCTAAGCATGTGCCATGGCAGCACCAGAACATGTAGCTACTTGGAGGTTCCTGTGTACAATGTAGGAGCCTTTCGTGCCCAGTGGCAGCACATCCTCACTGCTGTTTGCGCTCAGCTAGGATATGAAAGGTTTGAGGTATCTGGAGGATCCCATCTTTAGACATCCTGAGCATCCTAGATAGTCCTTGATCGCTGATCTGGAACCTGTAGAGGGGATGGTCTGGGAAGCTCAGCACTTTACTCCAAAGAGCTACACACTGAGAGGGACACTGAGCAGCGGCATGTTTTCGCCATAGTTACCAAAGTGTCTGACCTACTCCACCATGCCATCAAGCTCATGCATGTCTAAGGAAGTCCACTGGCAGTGAGCCCTGTCTGTGCCAGAGAGACTCTCTGAGAATTCAGCATTATGGCTAGCACCAGCTCAGCTGCACGGGTGTTGGCAGTGCTGGAGCCTCCTGTGGAGAGCCTGCTGTCAGCTCTGAACAGGGTCAGGAGAAACAATAACTGAAAAACTGGTGGCAAGGAGGTTGCCCCTCTATACTAGGGCTCCCAACCCTGCTTATCCTGGGACAGCTGGATGGGTTTGCTAATCTAGGCAGAGCCAGCGTGGTGAGAACTGGGAAAGCATGGGACTCTCTGGATTTCAGGTTTATTTATATCTTTGACCTCCTTGATAAAACAACTAAGGAATGTCATCTCCCAACTGCCAAGGGGAGCTCTGGGACTAGGAGCCTGCCTTTCTAGTACTATCCACTCATTAGGCACTAGCTTTGCACTCTGACCTTAAGCTGATATACTCCAAAGCTGGGTGCATTTGTAGCTGACTCCCCAGGAAACTTCTTCCATGTGTTTAGTGCCATGTACATAGAAACCATTCAGTCTGGGAAGCATCTTCCCTGGTAGAGAATCTGTGTCGCCAGTTTCAACGGTGAGTAGTTACTTTATGGCTCATTATATGGGAATTGTCCTAATGTTTGGAAATACGTCTGTATTTGTAACTACTGCTCTGTTCCCTGCATTGGCGGCCTGAGAGAGGCTACCTGGTCATGTAGTGTTCAGATACACTAACATCTCTCGCTCATGTTGCTGCCATTACCCCAGTGAGGTTTACACACTGACCTTGGGAGGAGATCCCATTGTCCCTGCTCTCCCTAACATGTTGTGTGCTGGGGGAGAAGGACTGTGGGCAGGGAAGGCATACACTTGTATATGGTGGTGCCTGTGAGTTTGGGGAGGCTAGAGGAGTGCGGCGAGGGGTGTCCTATGTGTGACAGAAGGTACTGGAGTTGCCCTGTTCTCAGCTCCTTAAAGCAcctgtttgtaaaataaaaccCATAGAAGAGTTTGCTACTACATTAACCACCGAGAATGGAGAGGAGCCAGCAGGAAACTAGCCACATGAAAATGGATCATTTCCAAAGACACAGATGCTGTGTGCATCTGAAGATGAAAGGTCTACTTTGGATGATCAAAGGAGAATCTGTTCTGTTTCCATAAGCAGCTCTCACTGATGAGGGTCACCAGCTGGCCAGAAGCTCTCTTGTAAACATGCTTGAGGCACTTTGTCCTGTGAAACTGAGCCTGTTTGGAACACGTGTCATTCTTCAGTGAGCTTAATTTGGGATTTGAAACCTGTGCCTTAACCTTGGGAAACTCCCCCTTCACTTCAGTCATTGTACAAAGTAGAACTGCAGAGGAGCCCTGCCTTGGGGGGGGATCCCCCTGGTGTTCGTAGTGAGCATAGAAGCCAAGGTACTGAGCAATCAGATAGCTGGCAGGctttgctttgtgtttgtttaCTTCAGATTATTTTAAGGAACCTTTAAGACCTCAGCAAAATTTAGGCTGAGTGTGAAACTATTGCAGCCAGTGACATTTCTTAATGATATTTATACGATGTCTCCTCGAATGTATGTAAAATACTTTTCTACCAGGAGGTTGATGGTACATTTCTGTGTTACATTAATAAAGGTTAACCTGGCTGTTTTATTCTGTCTGTGGCTGGCTGCATTTGTGAGACTTGTCCCTTCTCTAGGGAGCTGGCAGGCGTGGGATTCTCTTCGGAAGAGGATTGTTTGAAAATCCCtgcttttttgttgctttttgatTATTTTCAATTTGACTGTAATTTAACCAGCAACGTGTCAAATTCTAAAGCTGGAAAAGTGGCACAGCCCTAAGATGCTCCTTCTGAGTATTCCTGTGCCCTCCAGGCTGAGTCGGTAAagtctgtgtccagttttgctgTAGCCCCGTTACTTTAAAAACCAGCCTGTTGATGCTTGCTGGTCCCCAGTGCCCTGGCAGGGCTGCATTACCCCTTTGTACTCGAGTATATTAGCAAGCAGGTGGTTCCCTCTGGACCCGCCAGATGCCTTACACAGAACTAGGTGTTGGGTGCAGTGTACGTATGTGGCTGTGGATTCAGTGACCAGTCATGTTCTGTGAGATGGGAACTGTCCtataaactggaaaaataaaatctattttctgTAATAATTGCTATGGTCTGTTCTCTGAAAACCTGTAACATCCCCGCCCAGCAGGAATTGTgccctggcagggatggtgtttgccagaagctgggaactggcgacaggggatggatcacttgatgattccctgttctgttcattctctctggggcacctggcactggccactgttggaagacaggatactgggctagatagacctttggtctgacccagtctggctgttcttatgttcaatgTAAATGACATGAAAGCCACCCAGCTGGCTTTAAAATCCAATATGATAGCTCTGGAGCTGATTATAGGCAGGGGAGAATTCTGAACCCTGCCCTGGAGGGGCCGTCTCTCAGGGCGAATGAGGGGCATGCTCTTCATGGCTCATGCAAGACTTTTGCCTCTGTGCTGTGGCTGCCAAGGTGGGGTAGTTTGTGTTTGCTGCGTGGGCTGGACTGAGAACCACAATTGCTTATTCCGCACCATTGATGAGTTCTGTGACttacatggaatttttttttattttgttgtttaaattgtttttatttttaaaaataaacctgtttaaaatgaaatctaaatttaatacaaaatctGTTACAGCCAAAACTACTTATAATctcttaaacatttaaataaaaagtaactatgctgaatccatgagcctCCAGCAAAACCATTAGGTTAAAGGCTGTTTTTCTGTAGAAAGAAAGATGTTTTCCCCTGATTCTAACTTctgaggtcaagctttataaatatggcacaacaGGGCCAGAACTGCATTAATGGCTTGATCCTGTGGGGGACCTGGGTATGTGCTACTGAGTGCAAAAGACCTGGTCTCTGACTCTCTAGGATATGCCATCATGTATCTCGTCAGGATCGTCCATTGAgccttcctgggggtggggggctcataCTCCTCTTTCATAGCTTGTACCTACCTGAGCCCTTATGGCctctgttctcaaactgtggctccATCCACTATGGACACTTAGTCTCCAGCTCAGGAAAAACCTTGATCTGCTTAGTAACTCCCAGCCCTTGCTTCTGGATGGAGCTGGGCACTTCCAGTAAATggccttgtgtgtgtgcacagagaaGGGAGGCAGTTCAGAAGTTACTGGATGTCTGTCTCTAAATAAGTGCAACAggcatgtgggttacacaagcagaAGTCTTGGATTGCGGTAAGTTCTTTTTGCAGGGGGGAGTTATGTAacaggggagaaggagcagatTGTGCAACCAGAAAGGAGCAACACCAATGTCGAAACTGCACTGGGAAGAAGGGACAACATTCTTCAGCATGCAGCCTTAGTTCTGATTTCAACACCTGGAAACTGGAGGGGAAATAGCCACCATGGCTGCATGTCATAAAAAAAGACCCTATTAGAATATTTTTGAGAGATTCCTGTACCTCTGGGTAAAAAAGGAACAAGTGGTGAATGTAAACAATGCACCAAAAAGATGCAAGGTACACCAGTTTTGGTACATTAACTTCTGGCTCCAGTATCTGTTTTTAACAAGCATAATTTCAACAGTCTTtagattcagagtagcagccgtgtcagtctgtatctgcagaaagaacaggagtacttgtggcaccttagagactaacatttatttcagcataagctttcgtgggctacagctcacttcttcagatgcatagaatggaacacacaggagatatttatacatacagagaacatgaaaaggtggaagtatatataaatatctcctgcctgtattcacccatgaaagctcatgctccaaaacgtctgttagtctataaggtgccacaggattctttgctgcttttacagatccagactaatacagctacccctctgatacaagtactcctgttctttttgtagtcTTTGGATTATATCAGAATGGCCTTTTTGGTTTACTTTGTCTGGTTCTCTTGTACCTgtttatagtttgtttttttttaattgaaaataactTGACCTGCTTTCCATGTACATTCCAAAGAAGGCAAAAGTTTTAGACCAATTATCACAATatctgaaataatcagtttaatgCACTGACCAGTTAATCCCTCTCTTTGATTAAACCATtgttatcaaaacatgtttcacatttaAGACATTTATGTAAAACAACTTTTAAAGTagctttgtttaataaaaataaattttatatagttttgtttgttaaattccagttaccatccaAACACAGCTTGACACAAATGAGCAAAAAGTTATCTAGTAAAATATccttcaccattttctaacatactaaaaatgtacaGTTAAGAATCAAAAATATTAAGCTGTATAATTGCTTACATAAAAGTATCAGTGTAGTATACTCTGAGGTAGCAAAAAGATGTTCCAAATCTAGTGTTAAGGCTCTATGGGGCTGTAAATCAACATTTATCTCATTTCCTTTAGAAAATGACAAGCAGAAATGGAGAAGTTGATttaaattattgattttaatcaatccaccctgctttGCACAGGCCAGCTGGGAGCAGTACTTGTCCCAGTGCAGTCTAGTGTGCAGTTACCACCTGAAGAGGACGCCACATCTCCGCCTAGGTGGGCCCAGTCCCCTAGGGGGggaagtcgatctaagatacgcaacttcagctatgtgaatagcgtagctgaagtcgaagtatcttagatcgatttacctacAGTCCTCACAGtgtgggatcgacgtccgcggctccccctgttgactccgctaccaccgtttgcattggtggagttccggagtcgacaggagctcattcggggattctagatgagacacgatatatcaatccccgagaaatcgattgctacccgccagtATGGCAGGTACTGAAGACGTAGCCCCAGTCGTGTGCTTTGGGCTGCAGCTACCTGGCAGTGACACAAGATGCTCCAGTCCTCTAGCAAATTTGAGCCCTGCCTGGGGGAACAAACCCTTCTGAGTGTCTGCCTGACGCATTTGCCCACCTTCTGGGGCTTTAGCAACCCGCAGCCAGTCTTACACGAGGTTcagaaagaggaggaaacaaaTTACTCCACAGCCAAAGGCAGCACCCCTCTTACCTGCACACTCCCAGACTCCTGCCctggtgctgggaggaagggaaggggtgaaCTGAGGCCCAGGGTCCTGCAGAGCTGGCCATCCAGCCAAACCCAGCACTAAGGTTGATAGTCACGTGCCACAAacctcagcccctctcctgcccagcTAGGGAAGCTTTGAGACTGTTACATGGAAACACACCTCTCCAGCTGGGCACCACCTAAATCCACAGGAGCCAAGCCAAGAACCTGCAGGAGGCCAGGCCTATATGCTTCCCACAAACTGGAAACTAAGTGACTTAGCTACACCGCATTGGAAACTGCAGTCAATCAGCAGCCCCATCCCTGGTGTGGGTCCCTGCAGGAGCCAAGCATGACAACTCCCAAACCAAGCTCTTGACTTCCAGCAACACAGCAGCTATTTCATaaggctgggagagcagggggctaaGATCAGGGCCGGGATTCATGCAGGAACATGCCAAGTATCTTTGTGACAAAGAACCAACACTAAAAAAacttcagcattttatttttgttttgaaaaagccAAAGGGTTTAATCAGCTCAGAGCATTCACCCCTCACACCCATGAATTCTCTGAGccgttcccctccccccaccctcctctacactagtggttttcaaactttttttctggtgaagcagttgaagaaaattgttgatgccccaACCCAactgagctggggatgaggggtgcgggaggggctcagggctgggacagaggattggggtgcagggttgggaatgaggggttcaaggtaggggagggggctcagggctgggacagtgggagtgcagagccatGCCTGGGacgggggcagcgtgcagagccccgtGGTCACCCCCcccaggagccagacctgctgctgcccGCTTTCAGGGCACagtgcggtgtcagaacaggtagtgACTACCCTGCTTTAGCCAGGCAGCATCACTGACAGTACTTTTCACATCCCAGGTGgcaatgctgaccagagccaccgcaACCCAGTACTGCGTCACAACCCCCCGTTTGAAAACTGCTGCTCCacaccattcccctcccccacccctaaattctccacatcattcatctccccttcccctccgcccACTGaattctccacaccattcacttcccctccacccccctgaaTTCTCCACATGcttaccccccccacacacacacacaccccgtctcTACAACAAGAACACTCTGCCGTTCCCTCCTGGGTCTCTGTCTAAGGCACAAAACCGCGTTACAGTATTATACCACCACGTATTGACACCCTTCCCTTTACAAACATCAGCAAACTGATGCTCCCCGCAGTGACCAAGCCATCCCTAGAGACTCCAGGCCTTGCCCAATGCAGTGCCATGAGTTACCCACTACTACAGGGAAGCTTCGAAATTACAAGTGCAGGGAAATTCCAGACAAATGGAAAATCTAGCAGGTCCTGTCAAGAACAGAGCACACGGTTTCCCATTGAACTCTGCTGAAATGAAACAAAGCAGGGGAGAGCTTGGCAGGGAAATGGGGATGGAGCTAAACAGGGCAATGTGCAGAGAAGAAGTCGGGAGCAACCGCAACCAGCAGGAAAAAAGTGAGGAGTTCACTGTAGTGGAGCAGAACCCAGGGCAGGGGCCTAACATGCTGCTGAGCCCACTCGGCATCCAACACTCTTATAGCAGGTTTCTCCCATGACACTCCCATTGGAATAGTGCCAGCCCATAACAGGCTTCATAGCTACCCGTGCTGGATGCCAGCTGTTGGAACCTAAGTATCAGGGCTCTCGgcctgcccagctctctccaaTCTCCTCTCCCTGCGACAGCTGCCCATTCCGGAGATGTGGTGCTCGGTCCCTGGGAACGCTGGGGCCAGGTCTGGAATGAGGtcccccagcacagacccctgaGGTGTAATTCcctctgcctggagcagggacagTTGTGCTCAGAGAGACATGTCATCTAGGACACCGTTCCCCCAGTTTCGCCCAGCCTGCAAAGAGACCAAGCAGTGGTTCTGGGACAGCTGGTACATCCGTCTGTTCACAGGGGCTGGCGCTGGGCCAGCTCGGAAACCAGCTAGTCCTTCTGCAGTGTCTACTTCATCATAGCTCGCCTGGCACCGGGTCTGCAGCGTGGGGTGGAGCCACATGTAGTAGGTGATTCTCAACAGCAGCCCGAGCACAAAGCAGACCAGGGCAGCAAGAAGCACAGGAAGCAGATAGGAGCGCTCACGCAGAGGGGCATTGTACCAGAGCCAGGAGCCAGCGAGGAGCACGCTGTCCACCAGGATGAAGCCATGATAGATTGCGCTGCGCTGCCGTGTCTGCCCCTTGGCCACATTGAACCAGCAGAAATATAGAATCACGGCCACCGTTGCCCTGTAGAACCATTCCCACCTGGGGCACTCcatgaaggcagtgccctgcagccagacccagaGGAGCATGGCAGCCCAGATGCCCAGGAAGTGCAGGCCGATGTAGGACGGGAAGAGTGTGGCGAAGAGCGCAACTGCCAGGACACGGGGGCAGATGAGGAGGAAGTTCCACAGGAAGTAGATAGTGGAGGAGAGCAGGCCCAGCTCATGCTTGTCCAACAGGAAGCAGCGGAGGGACTGGTGATAATCCAGTAGTGACCATGCCACGCATAGGAAGGCAGTGCAAATCCCAAGCCCTATGACGACAGTGGGAGAAAGGGTAACCGGGGAACATAGGCAGTGGGGGCAGCTGCATGGGGCATCAGGCAGCGGCTCAGGCCTTGGGCAACAGTGACCAGCATGGAGAGGTGCTGCCTTCACCCCAACGAGGCATCACTGCAACCAGGCCCTGGATCAACGAACAAAGCCCACTGCTTTCAAGGGGCCCCCAGCCGGCCCAGCAGAAGGGCTCTGTGTCACAGCTGCTCTCACATCCCTTGCACACCGCGCTCGCCCATCCCACAGGCCTGTGCTGAAACATGCCACTTCCTGTTTCAGGGAGCCCCAGAAACGCTTAGGAAGTACCCAGCCACAGGCCAGACCTTATTCCACGCCCTGCTCCCTGTGAGATGCCTGGAACCCCATGGGGCAGCACCGGAAGAGAACTGCAGGGCTTAGGGGAAGCCCTCCTTGGCTCGGATGCCAACAGCCGGGGGGGAAGGGTGCGGGGGGCACCATGGGGCTGGGAGGATGACTCAGCCATCTCCATTTAGGACTGAGTGGGGTGTAGCCACAGGACCCGGGCCTCAGTGACAAGCCTCTGAGGCCAAGGCCAGAGGCACCCAGCTACTTCCTGACTGAGGGAGCCCAGCCTGGAGGGAGGAACTGAACCAAGCCTGATCTGTGTCACTCTCTGCAGCCCAGCACTAAACACTTGGGGGAAATCCTGACctgctggagtcaatggaacAGCATCTGGCCCTCAATTGAgctgggggctcagggttggCCCAGTTTTGTGTCCCACTGGGAAGCTCTGAGAGCCAATCGATCTCCAAGGGCACTGCCCACCCCACCTGCCCAGATGCAGGGAGGTGCCACACCTGTACCCAGCTAGACACCCCTTTCCCAGCTGAAGCAAGGTCTTGGCTCAATGCAGGGCCCTGCTTTGGCCCCCTTGTTCAGAGTGTTCTgccctccacctcccagagaggaTCCCTCCCCATGGGCACCAAAATCCCAATCCCTCCCC
Above is a genomic segment from Chelonoidis abingdonii isolate Lonesome George chromosome 25, CheloAbing_2.0, whole genome shotgun sequence containing:
- the XKR8 gene encoding XK-related protein 8, with amino-acid sequence MAESGHGSGGPPPSSPHYRYLDLLFALLGAAAFLADLLADLWVASSYMQAGHCFWGGLVLALLGLSSLAMQFFSWAWYQTDDIEQDLPSGCCLALVHLLQLGYLYRCFRMLRVGWRVCRAETAPQQEQGYAVFLSHDISMLRLFETFLESTPQLTLSLSIVLHTNKVEHFQGLGICTAFLCVAWSLLDYHQSLRCFLLDKHELGLLSSTIYFLWNFLLICPRVLAVALFATLFPSYIGLHFLGIWAAMLLWVWLQGTAFMECPRWEWFYRATVAVILYFCWFNVAKGQTRQRSAIYHGFILVDSVLLAGSWLWYNAPLRERSYLLPVLLAALVCFVLGLLLRITYYMWLHPTLQTRCQASYDEVDTAEGLAGFRAGPAPAPVNRRMYQLSQNHCLVSLQAGRNWGNGVLDDMSL